The Podospora pseudocomata strain CBS 415.72m chromosome 1 map unlocalized CBS415.72m_1, whole genome shotgun sequence genome has a segment encoding these proteins:
- a CDS encoding uncharacterized protein (COG:C; COG:H; BUSCO:EOG09264AWW; EggNog:ENOG503Q38B), which produces MPPPLRLQHIHLPSPSPTNLPPYSLASKLQSLLRRHHLNFKDSPSTNPPPPPFLISFTPLPIYTLGRRQSSPLSPQELTRLSRPLSYQNQTLPVTTSHSPRGGLTTYHGPGQVVLWPVLDIHSKRHKTFTVRCYSRLLENTTIATLEKMFRIRAFTTEDPGVWTRVGGGEEERKIAALGVHLRRHVSGLGTAINVDMPGTDEVLSERENPWRRIVACGIEGKTVTCVREVVAHITAGEGPGLKGTEEVADFWGRELSERIGVDGVDKISGGRVAELLEEAVVRSEEGWEGGEEGYVEEVRRGLGGWVEEALDRGV; this is translated from the coding sequence ATGCCTCCCCCGCTAAGACTTCAacacatccacctcccctccccctccccgaccaacCTCCCACCATACTCCCTAGCCAGCAAACTGcaatccctcctccgccgccaccacctcaacttcaaagacagcccctccaccaaccccccaccaccacccttcttgATATCCTTCACCCCCTTGCCGATCTACACCCTCGGCCGGCGCCAATCCTCCCCTTTATCTCCGCAGGAACTCACCCGGCTATCTCGGCCACTATCCTACCAGAACCAAACCCTCCCAGTAAcaacctcccactcccccagaGGAGGGCTGACGACCTACCACGGCCCGGGACAGGTAGTCCTCTGGCCGGTACTGGACATCCACTCCAAGCGCCACAAGACTTTTACCGTCAGGTGTTACTCCCGACTGTTggaaaacaccaccatcgccacgCTGGAGAAGATGTTTCGCATCAGGGCTTTCACCACTGAAGACCCGGGGGTGTGGACGAGagtggggggtggtgaagaagaaaggaAGATTGCTGCGTTGGGGGTTCACCTGAGGCGACATGTCAGCGGGTTGGGGACCGCGATCAATGTTGACATGCCCGGGACGGATGAGGTGCTGAGCGAGAGGGAGAAtccgtggaggaggattgtgGCTTGTGGGATTGAGGGGAAGACGGTGACGTGTgtgagggaggttgttgcGCACATCACCGCCGGGGAAGGGCCGGGGTTGAAGGGaacggaggaggtggctgatttttgggggagggagctcaGCGAGAGgattggggttgatggggttgacaAGAtttctggggggagggtggcggagttgctggaggaggctgtggtgaggagtgaggaggggtgggaagggggagaggagggatatGTTGAAGAGGTTAGGAGGGGactgggaggatgggtggaAGAGGCTTTGGATAGAGGGGTTtga
- a CDS encoding uncharacterized protein (COG:S; EggNog:ENOG503NWCN), with translation MSSWEPQSKKRRLDTDSGIGNGILNTKERFKPTSARDWTISIAVPTSIIASCVTREQRTTAAGSIARALAIFSVDEVVIFDDSPIEQRPRNFDPDAYTGDIEPAHFLEHLLNYLETPPFMRKVLFPIHPNLKSQGLLHGLDMPHHPHKDEWLPYREGLTLEAPPRSGKGTAVDIGMPETVTISEDIPPKTRVTLKMPDDAQGKPEPVNPAEPRTEGGYFWGYSVRKAKSLSDVFTSSAYEDGYDLSIGTSERGVPLSKAFPNHNQTATFNHMLIVFGGPRGLEFAAMNDPDLGQMGIQGARTKELFDHWVNVLPNQGTRGIRTDESLLIALTALRRLWDNS, from the exons ATGTCGAGCTGGGAACCACAATCCAAA AAACGCCGGTTGGACACTGACTCCGGTATTGGAAATGgcatcctcaacaccaaagagCGTTTCAAGCCTACAAGCGCTAGAGACTGGACCATCTCGATTGCCGTACCTACCAGCATAATCGCCAG CTGCGTAACAAGAGAGCAAAGGACAACTGCTGCGGGCTCCATCGCCAGAGCGCTTGCCATTTTCTCGGTGGACGAGGTCGTCATCTTCGACGATAGCCCGATTGAACAACGCCCCAGGAATTTTGATCCAGATGCGTACACCGGCGACATAGAACCAGCACACTTTCTGGAGCATCTGCTGAACTATCTGGAAACCCCACCATTCATGCGCAAAGTTCTgttccccatccaccccaacctcaaatCTCAGGGCCTACTGCACGGTCTGGACAtgccacaccacccccacaagGATGAGTGGCTGCCGTATCGCGAGGGTCTGACTCTCGAAGCTCCTCCACGGTCAGGCAAGGG CACCGCCGTCGACATTGGCATGCCCGAAACAGTCACCATTTCCGAAGACATCCCTCCCAAGACCCGCGTAACCCTCAAAATGCCCGACGACGCCCAAGGCAAGCCCGAGCCCGTCAACCCAGCCGAACCCAGAACCGAAGGCGGCTACTTTTGGGGCTACAGTGTGCGCAAAGCCAAGTCCCTCTCCGACGTAttcacctcctcggcctaCGAGGACGGTTACGACCTCTCCATCGGCACCTCGGAGCGTGGCGTTCCGCTGTCAAAGGCTTTCCCTAATCACAACCAAACTGCTACTTTCAACCACATGCTCATCGTGTTTGGAGGGCCAAGAGGATTGGAGTTTGCGGCGATGAACGATCCTGATCTGGGGCAGATGGGGATTCAGGGGGCGAGGACGAAGGAGCTGTTTGATCACTGGGTGAACGTGCTGCCGAATCAAGGGACGAGGGGGATCAGGACGGACGAGAGCTTGTTGATAGCTTTGACTgcgttgaggaggttgtgggatAATAGctga
- the RSM22 gene encoding 37S ribosomal protein S22 (EggNog:ENOG503NY5I; COG:J), whose translation MTIAPRTSQNTLVLTSTQTAQRTTMLSAGKLQNRCPGCRAQVLGFYDALLQPRNIASRPFVRPRATPVTAASRALSSRSRQPNPVRPFSTTKRVFNEVPPTEKDTESRSAEKEAQTVEGSGEATAEEIELLVRQARQTFGNTLPKDYFSGEEYKVYERLYGPPLRETAPEDVGLPLRDEHGEVIDETTPEHALFRETEHGDYEQVQYRINPAVPGGAVEAADTAEPGFPGELAEEATDLEAQAEQNQPVLSDAHIDYLNITANNSREYHALIKLQRDFEAAAALQPMDEIHEEIREDEGITEQDYPREEEEIEEDDEYDPGTEFEVDESRDTREHPFTSMGKFKTSPSTIYLPKASFVEPISTLLKRTDSTHIRQCGEENLGGPGFPHGPGSPRSKVNVPQKGLGLQAGVGWMSEIEADTFLATIMPAVYATAMSTLVEVRKRLGPEWLRGLLARDGGPRVLDVGAGGAALAAWQQVLQAEWDILRENGEVSDRYPPGKKTTVVGNDHLRHRVSRFLHNTTFLPRLPDYLHVANEHDMGVGDKPAPRKQYDVIIASHLLMPLDKEYKRKDMLDNLWKMLNPEGGVLILLEKGHPRGFEAVADARDRLLDNFILAPHSEPHADEVRTSSQHVREPGMIIAPCTNHQKCPMYHQPGFSPGRKDFCHFQQRYIRPPFLQQILGASRRSHEDIAFSYVAVRRGAYPEGHTPSADFAAAAASAAADVSSDAGPLTTITSDNAPVYVQGKEASDLAFKGYEAEDSKKPHPLSLPRNILPPLKRHGHVTLDVCTPQATIERWVVSKSFSKQAYRDARKAQWGDLWALGAKTRTLRNVRLGRAGQDAVVVKDAGVRSRRALEAAGRKRDKVVEINVHPQFGVTGAYEKHPRGKTPEQRRSRNGRKVRIENLMEEMGANELPDPDDIEDAEYLKSKDV comes from the coding sequence ATGACGATTGCCCCTCGAACCTCCCAAAACACCTTAGTATTGACATCCACACAAACAGCACAACGGACGACCATGCTTTCGGCCGGCAAACTCCAGAACAGGTGTCCCGGATGTCGGGCCCAGGTTCTGGGCTTCTACGATGCTCTCTTGCAGCCGCGCAATATTGCATCCCGCCCGTTTGTCCGCCCGCGCGCGACGCCAGTCACAGCAGCTTCGAGAGCTCTCAGTTCGAGATCTCGACAACCAAACCCTGTCAGACCATTCTCGACGACCAAACGGGTGTTCAACGAAGTACCGCCGACCGAAAAGGATACCGAATCGCGGTCAGCAGAGAAGGAGGCGCAAACAGTAGAAGGATCAGGGGAAGCAACAGCAGAAGAGATCGAACTTCTTGTGCGCCAGGCGAGGCAAACATTTGGAAACACGTTACCCAAGGACTACTTCTCAGGAGAAGAGTACAAGGTATACGAAAGATTATACGGACCGCCACTGCGCGAGACGGCACCGGAGGATGTTGGCCTTCCGCTCAGGGACGAGCATGGAGAGGTCATTGACGAAACGACGCCCGAACACGCCTTGTTTAGGGAAACGGAACATGGAGACTACGAACAGGTCCAGTACAGGATCAACCCAGCGGTACCCGGGGGTGCTGTAGAGGCTGCAGACACTGCAGAGCCTGGATTCCCCGGggagctggccgaggaagcTACCGATCTCGAGGCACAAGCTGAGCAGAACCAGCCAGTACTCAGTGATGCACATATCGACTACCTCAATATCACGGCCAACAACTCGCGCGAATACCATGCTCTGATAAAGCTTCAACGAGATTTTGAGGCAGCTGCCGCACTTCAGCCAATGGATGAGATTCACGAAGAAATCCGCGAGGACGAAGGCATCACCGAGCAGGACTATCcaagggaagaggaggagattgaggaggacgatgagtACGACCCCGGGACGGAATTCGAGGTGGACGAGTCTCGCGACACCAGGGAGCATCCGTTCACTTCGATGGGTAAGTTCAAGACTTCACCGAGCACCATCTACCTGCCAAAGGCCAGCTTTGTTGAGCCGATTAGCACGCTCCTGAAGCGCACGGATTCCACACACATCAGGCAGTGCGGGGAGGAGAATCTCGGTGGCCCTGGTTTCCCTCACGGTCCCGGATCACCTCGGTCAAAGGTGAACGTTCCGCAAAAGGGGCTGGGATTGCAGGCCGGCGTTGGCTGGATGTCGGAGATTGAGGCTGATACGTTCCTCGCTACCATTATGCCTGCCGTATACGCCACGGCTATGAGCACTCTGGTGGAGGTCAGGAAAAGGCTGGGACCTGAGTGGCTGAGGGGCTTGCTCGCCCGAGATGGCGGCCCCCGAGTGCTAGAtgttggcgctggtggtgccGCCCTGGCAGCCTGGCAGCAGGTGCTTCAAGCTGAATGGGACATCCTTCGTGAAAACGGCGAGGTTTCGGATCGGTACCCCCCTGGAAAGAAGACAACGGTCGTCGGCAACGACCACCTTCGGCATCGCGTGTCCCGCTTCTTGCACAATACGACCTTCTTGCCCCGTCTGCCGGATTATCTGCATGTAGCCAATGAGCACGATATGGGCGTCGGTGACAAGCCGGCGCCGCGGAAGCAGTACGATGTCATCATTGCGTCCCACCTGCTGATGCCGCTGGACAAGGAGTACAAGCGGAAGGACATGTTGGACAACCTCTGGAAGATGCTCAATCCGGAAGGTGGTGTGCTCATTCTCCTGGAGAAGGGGCACCCGCGGGGCTTCGAGGCGGTAGCCGACGCTAGAGACCGCCTCTTGGACAACTTTATCCTCGCACCCCATTCGGAGCCTCACGCTGACGAAGTCCGGACCTCGTCTCAGCACGTTCGTGAGCCCGGCATGATCATCGCACCTTGCACTAATCACCAAAAGTGCCCCATGTACCACCAGCCCGGTTTCAGCCCCGGCCGCAAGGATTTCTGCCACTTCCAACAGCGCTACATCCGGCCTCCTTTCCTGCAGCAGATTCTTGGAGCCTCTCGGCGCAGCCATGAAGATATCGCCTTCAGCTATGTCGCGGTACGCAGGGGTGCTTACCCAGAAGGGCATACGCCGTCGGCAgattttgctgctgctgctgcttctgctgctgctgacgtGTCATCCGATGCCGGCCCGttgaccaccatcacctctgATAACGCACCCGTCTACGTGCAGGGCAAGGAGGCTTCGGATCTCGCTTTCAAGGGTTATGAGGCGGAAGATAGCAAGAAGCCCCATCCGCTCTCGCTACCCCGCAACATTCTCCCACCGCTGAAGCGCCACGGCCATGTTACACTCGATGTCTGCACACCGCAGGCGACGATTGAGCGGTGGGTGGTGTCCAAGTCGTTCTCCAAGCAGGCGTACCGGGACGCTCGCAAGGCTCAGTGGGGTGACCTGTGGGCTCTGGGCGCCAAGACGCGCACCCTTCGCAACGTTCGCCTTGGCAGGGCCGGGCAAGACGCGGTTGTGGTGAAGGATGCTGGCGTGCGCTCCCGGCGGGCgctggaggcggcgggtAGGAAGCGggacaaggtggtggagatcaATGTGCACCCGCAGTTTGGTGTCACTGGTGCCTATGAGAAGCATCCCCGCGGCAAAACTCCTGAGCAGAGGAGATCCAGGAACGGCAGGAAGGTCAGGATTGAGAAtctgatggaggagatgggtgCCAATGAGCTTCCTGATCCGGATGACATTGAAGATGCCGAGTACCTGAAGAGCAAGGACGTCTAG
- a CDS encoding uncharacterized protein (COG:O; EggNog:ENOG503P3Q3), with amino-acid sequence MPDQITSAADWRSTVSSNAVVVADFYADWCGPCKMIAPHFESLANKYAKPRKIAFVKVNVDNQGEVAQQYGVRAMPTFLILHNGSVIKTIQGANPPALTSAVEAAIKLAGPGAVGGSSFSSGGQRLGGTPVGGQRVGSGQRVARPISWDINQWVNAVLSFLGLYFVSLLSLDPYKSAEASRFNKKNPPPAAKPATGPGGRPAGRATFKTLNDLGSE; translated from the exons ATGCCTGATCAAATCACATCCGCCGCCGACTGGCGCTCCACCGTCAGCAGCAATGCCGTGGTTGTCGCTGATT TCTACGCCGATTGGTGCGGTCCGTGCAAGATGATAGCCCCCCATTTCGAGTCTCTCGCCAACAAGTACGCCAAGCCCCGCAAGATCGCGTTCGTCAAAGTCAACGTCGACAACCAAGGCGAGGTCGCCCAGCAATACGGCGTGCGCGCCATGCCCACCTTCCTGATCTTGCACAATGGCTCCGTCATCAAGACTATTCAAGGCGCCAACCCACCTGCTCTTACGTCGGCTGTTGAGGCGGCGATCAAGCTTGCTGGACCTGGGGCAGTAGGGGGGTCGTCGTTCAGCAGTGGTGGTCAGAGACTGGGTGGGACGCCGGTTGGGGGGCAGAGAGTCGGTTCGGGGCAGAGGGTTGCGAGGCCGATTTCGTGGGATATTAATCAGTGGGTTAATGCCGTGCTGAGCTTTTTGGGCTTGTATTTTGTTTCGTTGCTTTCG CTTGACCCCTACAAGTCGGCAGAAGCGTCACGGTTTAACAAGAAGAACCCGCCGCCGGCGGCCAAGCCGGCGACTGGGCCTGGTGGGAGGCCGGCTGGACGGGCTACGTTCAAGACGTTGAATGATTTGGGGAGTGAGtga